In a single window of the Papaver somniferum cultivar HN1 chromosome 8, ASM357369v1, whole genome shotgun sequence genome:
- the LOC113305511 gene encoding uncharacterized protein LOC113305511, with amino-acid sequence MDRFFVDLMLEQVHNGSKIENSFTKQAWTEMIMHFNENFDSKYSKNVLRSRCKILRKHYNDMKALLSQSEFELDETRQMIVADDCVWDAYIKAHPEARSCRLTFLPDYNDLCMIYQNETGVGEIAHSVSDADLGTGCRTTQHGEGNNSQMAQTTTNCERSRTYWTPPMDRYFIDLILEQVHRGNRIDNTFITQAWEDMTTLFNLNFGSQYSKDVMKNRYKSLRKQYTDVSILLKQNEFTWDETRQMVTADDSIWDAYIKAHPDARSYRIRIMPHYEDLHLIFGTVTGNGRNINYENETVELNPGEGTSKQDQVNTDCLGTYWTPEMDRYFIPERENNCNGHDGSRLTNVEAIDSQASISDGLRTFWTPSMDHYFMDLMIEQVRKGCKVDYALNRQGWADMIRLFKEKFGSQHGKNVLRNRYKNMRKQFNDIKNLLSQSGFVWDQSRQMVMADDDAWDAYLKSHPQARSYRTKSLLDYKKLCDIWECKPQEERHPVWCSPQYIIWSYRCKIFCGRPRTYWTPQIVRDLMDLLLDQVHKGNRIDNAFNKEAWTQVVASFVEKHGSQYNKDVLENGYTNLRKQYIYIKNLLSHTGFVWDEEQLMVTANENVWDSYIKEQPDALSYRNKILANFNDLCIIFDGKNNDLCHKIDSDDHVLGTKSNGVLQSSAPPFCQGKPVKEPKARSATKKHPSTTPLFDQDSRKLQKIESENSGHVLSVAERLVISLRNQQKENAGTTEHVMSQLQALPDLDEDLMLDSCDLLEDETKAKIFLALDVKLRKKWLIRKLRP; translated from the exons ATGGATCGATTTTTCGTTGACCTCATGTTAGAGCAGGTGCATAATGGAAGCAAGATTGAGAATTCATTCACAAAACAAGCTTGGACAGAGATGATTATGCATTTTAATGAAAATTTTGATTCGAAGTACAGCAAAAATGTTCTGCGAAGCAGGTGTAAAATTTTGAGGAAACATTACAATGATATGAAGGCTCTTCTCAGCCAGAGTGAATTTGAGTTGGATGAAACACGACAAATGATTGTAGCTGATGATTGTGTCTGGGATGCTTATATCAAG GCACACCCTGAAGCACGATCTTGTAGACTTACATTTTTACCAGACTACAATGATCTATGCATGATATATCAAAACGAAACTGGTGTTGGAGAGATAGCTCATTCAGTGTCTGATGCAGACCTTGGCACTGGTTGCAGGACTACACAGCATG GGGAAGGAAACAATAGTCAAATGGCTCAAACCACCACTAACTGTGAGCGGTCAAGGACGTATTGGACACCACCAATGGACCGCTATTTCATCGACCTTATACTAGAGCAAGTGCATAGAGGGAATAGGATCGATAATACGTTTATCACACAAGCTTGGGAGGATATGACAACATTGTTTAATTTGAATTTTGGTTCACAATACAGCAAAGATGTTATGAAAAATCGATATAAAAGTTTGAGGAAGCAATATACTGATGTAAGTATACTTCTAAAACAAAATGAGTTCACTTGGGATGAAACTCGGCAAATGGTAACAGCTGATGATAGCATATGGGATGCTTACATCAAG GCACATCCTGATGCAAGATCTTATAGAATTAGAATTATGCCGCATTATGAGGATCTACACCTGATTTTCGGGACTGTCACTGGTaatggaagaaatataaactatGAAAATGAAACCGTGGAACTCAATCCTG GAGAGGGAACGTCAAAACAAGATCAAGTTAACACTGATTGTTTGGGGACATATTGGACACCAGAGATGGATAGGTATTTCATTCCTGAAAGAGAAAATAACTGCAATGGCCATGATGGCTCAAGATTAACGAACG TTGAAGCAATTGATAGCCAAGCCTCAATATCTGATGGGCTAAGGACATTCTGGACACCGTCAATGGATCATTATTTTATGGACCTTATGATAGAGCAGGTGCGTAAAGGTTGTAAAGTTGATTATGCACTAAACAGACAAGGATGGGCGGATATGATCAGGCTGTTTAAAGAGAAGTTTGGATCTCAACATGGAAAAAATGTTTTGAGAAATCGATACAAGAATATGAGGAAACAGTTTAATGATATAAAGAATCTTCTTTCCCAAAGTGGGTTCGTCTGGGATCAAAGTAGACAGATGGTGATGGCTGATGATGATGCTTGGGATGCTTATTTGAAG TCACACCCTCAAGCACGATCTTATAGAACTAAATCATTGCTGGACTACAAGAAGTTGTGTGATATATGGGAATGTAAGCCCCAAGAGGAAAGACACCCAGTCTG GTGCTCCCCACAATATATCATTTGGAGTTACCGCTGTAAAATTTTCTGTGGTCGACCAAGAACTTACTGGACACCTCAAATAGTTCGTGATCTTATGGACCTTCTGCTAGATCAGGTGCATAAAGGAAATAGAATAGATAATGCTTTCAATAAAGAGGCATGGACGCAGGTTGTAGCATCTTTCGTTGAAAAACACGGCTCTCAATATAACAAGGATGTGTTGGAAAATGGATACACAAATTTGAGGAAGCAATATATCTACATAAAGAATCTACTTAGCCATACTGGTTTTGTCTGGGATGAAGAGCAGCTGATGGTGACTGCTAATGAAAATGTGTGGGATTCTTATATCAAG GAACAACCTGATGCACTCTCATATAGAAATAAAATCTTGGCCAATTTTAATGACTTGTGCATAATATTTGATGGAAAAAACAACGATTTGTGTCACAAAATAGATTCTGATGATCACGTTCTGGGAACGAAAAGTAATGGAGTTTTACAATCTTCAGCTCCACCTTTTTGTCAAGGCAAACCTGTAAAGGAACCAAAAGCTCGTTCAGCTACAAAGAAGCACCCTTCTACGACACCATTATTTGACCAGGATTCTAGAAAATTGCAAAAAATCGAGAGTGAAAATTCTGGACATGTTCTTAGTGTAGCGGAGCGCCTAGTTATCTCTTTAAGAAATCAGCAAAAAGAGAATGCAGGCACAACTGAACATGTCATGAGTCAACTTCAAGCCTTACCAGACTTGGATGAGGATCTTATGTTGGATTCTTGTGATCTTTTGGAGGATGAAACCAAAGCAAAAATATTTCTAGCTTTGGATGTGAAGTTAAGAAAGAAATGGTTGATAAGAAAGCTTCGTCCATAG